A section of the Triticum dicoccoides isolate Atlit2015 ecotype Zavitan chromosome 7A, WEW_v2.0, whole genome shotgun sequence genome encodes:
- the LOC119334720 gene encoding chaperone protein ClpB1-like, with product MVAGTQWRGMFEQRLKDAIKQVEDARGKLILFIDEMHMIVGAGDRDGTGDAANILKPALARGRIRCIGATTSEEYRRHIQKDAALDRRFQRVDVEEPSVPATVAILQGLKHRYQDHHGLTIRNDALAAAAQLAARYITGRQFPDKAIDLMDEACTTVKLHKQKEVQNKETNTTNALEELTVSPCHIAQVVSRWTKIPITTLGREEEKLSHLADRLHERIVGQFEAVNLVAQEVLRSRVGFDQYGQPIGSFLFLGPAGVGKTELAKALAEKLFDNEKTLVRFDMSEYADSGSVSRLIGGPRSYEEDGQLTEKVRSQPYSVVLFDEADKAHPSIFKVLIQLLDDGMLVDGKGRNVNFKNTIIIMSSALGAENLLARMAGENMETARDLLMKQVEKRFKPEFLNKLSEIVMFEPLSHDELRKITRIQMKRVIDTAAYKGISLLVTDAALDVIWSEAHDTVYGARPIKRWMKKNVTRVLVDMLVNGEACQGSTISIDAADDNKGLKYQVQK from the exons ATGGTCGCGGGGACTCAGTGGCGCGGCATGTTTGAGCAGCGCTTGAAGGATGCCATCAAGCAGGTGGAGGATGCCCGCGGCAAGCTCATCCTCTTCATAGACGAGATGCACATGATTGTTGGTGCTGGCGACCGAGACGGCACCGGGGACGCTGCCAACATCCTCAAGCCGGCGTTAGCCCGTGGCCGCATCCGTTGCATAGGCGCAACCACATCCGAAGAGTACCGCAGACACATTCAGAAGGATGCGGCGCTCGATCGGCGGTTCCAAAGGGTTGATGTCGAGGAGCCGAGCGTGCCGGCGACCGTTGCCATCCTCCAGGGGTTGAAGCACCGGTACCAAGACCATCATGGACTGACGATTCGCAACGACGCTCTAGCTGCTGCCGCACAGCTCGCCGCCCGTTATATTACAG GTCGCCAGTTTCCTGATAAAGCAATTGATTTGATGGACGAGGCATGCACTACCGTGAAGTTGCATAAGCAAAAAGAAGTTCAAAATAAGGAAACTAACACTACAAATGCACTGGAGGAGTTAACCGTTAGTCCATGCCATATTGCCCAG GTTGTGAGCCGGTGGACTAAAATTCCGATCACCACACTTGGTAGAGAGGAAGAGAAGTTGAGCCACCTAGCAGACAGATTGCATGAGAGGATTGTTGGACAGTTTGAAGCGGTTAACTTGGTTGCCCAAGAAGTGCTACGTTCTAGGGTCGGCTTTGATCAATATGGCCAACCAATTGGCTCTTTCCTCTTTTTGGGCCCGGCTGGTGTTGGAAAGACAGAGCTTGCGAAAGCACTTGCGGAGAAGTTGTTTGACAATGAGAAGACATTAGTCCGCTTTGACATGTCTGAATATGCCGACAGTGGTTCTGTGTCACGTCTCATTGGAGGACCTCGAAG CTATGAAGAAGATGGACAACTCACCGAGAAAGTCAGGAGCCAACCGTATAGCGTTGTTCTTTTTGACGAGGCGGATAAGGCACATCCCTCGATATTCAAGGTTCTCATTCAACTCCTTGATGATGGCATGCTGGTTGATGGGAAAGGACGCAACGTAAATTTCAAGAACACTATCATCATCATGAGCTCAGCTCTAGGAGCAGAGAACCTGTTAGCTAGAATGGCTGGAGAAAACATGGAAACTGCACGAGATCTTCTCATGAAACAG GTCGAGAAACGCTTTAAGCCTGAATTTCTCAACAAACTGAGTGAAATTGTGATGTTTGAGCCGCTTTCACACGATGAACTGAGGAAGATCACAAGAATCCAGATGAAGAGGGTCATTGATACGGCAGCTTATAAGGGCATCTCTCTGCTTGTAACAGATGCCGCATTAGATGTCATTTGGTCAGAAGCACATGACACG GTGTATGGCGCAAGGCCTATTAAAAGGTGGATGAAGAAAAATGTGACGAGAGTTCTTGTGGACATGCTGGTCAATGGAGAAGCATGTCAAGGGTCGACCATCTCCATCGATGCCGCTGACGATAATAAGGGGCTGAAATACCAGGTACAGAAGTAG